A segment of the Nostoc sp. TCL26-01 genome:
ACAAGCCATTTTTGCCATTCAATTTGATATATACAGGCCCTTCCACTACAGGTAAATCGATGGGGACTTCGTAGCCGAAAGCGTGAGAATAGGTTCTCATAGCTAGTAAACCTTCTTTGGCTGTATCAGCGCAAATTCCTAGTATTTGATAATCAGCAAGTTTGGTAATTAAAATCAAAGCTCGACGCACTGATTCTTTTTCTGATGGTTTGAGAATTGGTGCAATATCTAGACAGTTAAATTTGTTGAGGATTTTTTTAGCCTCTGTAGTTGTGAGATGGGGATGATTGGGCATTGGCATAATTTAGAATTTAATAGGTTCTGAGGTTGTGTTGGTGTGTGATTAGGCAAATGATAGTTAATTTTGGCTGCTAGGATTTCCCAGATTAAAAATGAAGGGTACACTGTTTTGTGCATCTTTACCCATGACTAGGACTCTGGGCAT
Coding sequences within it:
- a CDS encoding DUF1824 family protein; translation: MPMPNHPHLTTTEAKKILNKFNCLDIAPILKPSEKESVRRALILITKLADYQILGICADTAKEGLLAMRTYSHAFGYEVPIDLPVVEGPVYIKLNGKNGLCYLDSYSGHHRGVLVSCQSYDEGGINEMYGHLPLDLFV